TCCCAGTCGGCGAGCACTTTGAAATCGTAGCTGCGTCTAGCGACCTCCAAAATTCCGTGAGAGCCTTCGACAAGTGGTGGTGCAAGTAGCTGGTCGATGTTGTCACCTTCGTTGAACAGAAACGCGTCTACTTGATCATTGATTGCCAGTAACATGCGGAGGTGTGGTCGTAGCAGAATCAGCACGGGATGGTCCGTGTGAAACGTTCGCTCCGCTGCCACTTTCACGGCTTCCAGAACGAAGTGGCACCGCATTGCATGGCTGTCCAGTTCATGAATCTGCGCGTCCGCGCTTTGCACTGCCAACTTGGCAATTGGCCAAAGCTTCGGATGCTTGGGTGTAATCACGTCAGCATTGACTCGTCGCTCGATTTGAATTCCAACTGGTCGCATCTGTCCATTCGTTCCACTGCCTTCCCAGTAGAACAGCGCAATAGGAGCTTCGAAATATTTGACGGCAGCAGGGATGATGGGGTTGATCTCAGGGATCGCCGAACTTAGTCCCATGCCGCTGAGTTCGGTAAAATCTGCAAGGATTTCGTAATCGCAAATGAATATGCGACCTTCGTCGATGGCCGGCTCAAGTTTTACGCCAATGACCTCAACAATATGTTCATCTTTGAAGGCGGTTTCCTTCAAGTCCTCAATCTTCTGCACGCGTTTAATGACCAACGGGTTGGCACCAGCCAATCGCTGTCGACCAAAGTAGGTGTCGTCCACATAATGCTCCACGCTGATCGGAGTGGGAATGTGAGTAAACATGTTGGAGATATCGAGCAGGCCCTGCGGACTGGTCAACTGACCGCCGAATACACCGGACACCAGATTTGCAACCTGCTCAACTTCTGCCACCAGTTCGTCAAACCTTTCCTGCCAGCGACCTGTCGGTTTGTCCAGTTCTGGCAGCAGGCCCTGACCGGACGGCCCTAGCCCGGAAATCTCACACAGAGAATGCACAAAACCGCCTCTGCGTGCGTAAGTCTTTTGTGAGAAGGATTTACGTCAACATCAGGAGGCGGTTTTGTGGTGACAGAGTGTAGCAGAGAGAAGTTGTTATTCGAGGGTCACGGTCGGCGAGAAGTTTGTGCCGCGTTTGATGGTGGAAAGATCACGTCAGATGGTGGCGGGTTGTTGTTGCGGGAAGTCGAAGAGCGGTTTGGTATCCTTCGATCGTTCACGGCGAGCTTTACGGATCATCGAAGTGAGCACAGTGAGTTCTCAGTCGAAGAACTGTTGCGGCAGCGAGTCATGGGAATCGCTCTGGGCTATGAAGATCTGAACGATCACGAGCAGTTGCGACATGATCCTCTGCTGGCTCTGATGTGCGGGCGACGAGATATCACCGGACAGGATCGTGCTGCCGAATGCAGCAAAGGTGTTCCGCTGGCCGGGAAGAGCACGCTCAATCGGTTGGAACTCACGCCGGTTGGGGCGACCAAAAACAGTCGCTACAAAAAGATCGTCGCCAGTGTTTCCACACTTCAGGATACTCTGGTCGATGTTTTCATTCGCATGCGAAGCAAGCAAGGTGTGCCGACGGAACTCGTGCTTGATCTCGACGCCACGGATGATCCGGTGCACGGCGATCAGCTCGGGAAATTTTTCCACGGCTACTACAAAAGCTACTGCTTTCTGCCGTTGTATACGTTCTGCGGCGGCTGGCCGCTCGGCGCCGTGCTGCGTCCTTCAAACATTGACGGCTGTGCGGGAACGGTGAAAGAACTCGAACGCATCGTTCCCAGGCTGCGAGCCGCATGGCCGAACGTTCGGATGATCGTTCGAGCGGACGGTGGTTTTTGTCGCGACAATATTCTCGCCTGGTGCGAGAAAAACCGTGTCGATTACATCATTGGCCTGGCAAAGAACAAGCGTCTTGTGAAGGCAATCGGGGGCGAACTTCAGCAGGCGAAGGTTCAGTTTGAAGCAACGGGCGAAGCGGCTCGGGTGTTCAAAGATTTTCGGTATCGCACGAAGGAGACATGGTCATGCGAACGCCGAGTCATCGGCAAAGCCGAACATCTTCGCAAAGGAGCCAACTCGCGTTTCGTCGTCACCAGTCTTTCGCTCGAACGCGTCGACGCACGTATGCTGTACGAAGATCGTTACTGCGCGCGGGGCGACATGGAAAACCGGATCAAGGAACAGCAGCTTTATCTGTTCGCGGATCGCACGAGCACTCACAACATGCGTTCGAATCAACTGCGGTTGCTGTTCTCGACGATGGCGTATTTGCTGCACCACGTGCTGCGGGAATTCGGCCTGGCGGGGACCGAGATGCAGAACGCTCAGGCGGGCACAATTCGTTCGAAGCTGCTGAAGATCGGCACGAAGATTCAGGTGAGCGTTCGGCGCGTGGTGATCAGCTTTTCCGAATCATATCCGTACCAGCCACTGTTCGAACGAGTCCTTGCTAATCTCCGCCGCCACAGACCGCAGGTCATGCAGGTCTGATTTCAGTGCGACAACATGAGATTCCTCAGCCGGCTTCGAAGATCGGTGACGCACCGCTGCGCGCGTCTGGAAATGTACGAAGCCACGATCCCAATTTCGGTCGAATGGGCCTCAGATTCATACCAGGATCTCAACGCCAACGAAATTCTACCACCGCCGCCTACTCAACCCCGATCGCGTGAGACATCCGGGCTAGCGGTTTCATCAATGCCAAACTCGGACTGGGAAGTGACAGGTGCCGCCATTGATATTTCTGGGCTTTGGCCAGCACTTGAGATTGACGTTGCGTGTCATTGTTTTCGGGTAGAGATGGCATGCAATAGCTCCTGAAGGATGAAGGCTCGAAATCGTCCTGCCATGTTCACCAGTAGCTGGATGGACAGATAGACGCCCTCTTCGGTGGATGGTGGCACAGGGAGTACCTGAGTACGTTTACCGCACACCCACCGGGATAGGGACAGCAAATTCGCGCCATTCTGCAAAGACTAGGAATAGCCTGAGCCACTTGAGTTTTATGGTTGTGATATCAAATCCCACCAACGACAATTGAGTGGAGCGGATAAGTTTTCCTTCGCAGCAGCATCACGTTTTCGTGTGATCTAATGGGAGTTCCGCTATGCCATACTGCACTCAGTCCACCGGTGGAAACATGCCCATGGGCGGGTCGCGAGATGCTCGTCCACGAATGAGTGGCCGTGGTCGTTCTGGGAAGGGTGGACTGTCAGTCTTCGAGCGACTTGGTGGAGCAGCGACTGGCACGCAGCAACCGGTTCCCCAATACAACAGTCAGGGCCACCGGCTCGCTGTTTCCGTGTATGGAGATCCGGGCGATCCTGATGGCGAGAATGCTGCGGGGGCCGTGCACAATTCACCTCGCGCATCCAGGCCATCCAGAAACGCGCCGTCACGACCGTACAGTTCGTCGGCCGTCCACGCGATGACTTCGATGCCGTTGGCCTTCGCACGATCGATCAGGTCCCGTGCAATTTGAGGTTTCGTCTGGAAGACGACATCGTCCGGCACGTGCGTTTTTTCGGCGCGCCGAATTGTTGGCCCATTCTCCGGGAAGGTAAAAACGCGCGTCCAACCGGCAATCGAAGCCCGGAGCCGAATTGGCCAAAGCCACGTTGTTGACGCAGTCTTCGATCTTTCCGCGGTTGCCGTAGTACTGTCGCTTAACGCCCGCTGTTTCACGACCACTTTTGGCGGTTCCCGTTTCGTCGATACAGCTGATCGCATCCGGATGAGCACGTTCGGTGGCGACGATTTGCTGACAGCGATCACGCAGCATCTGTTGATCCCAGACGATCGATTCGAGAAAACGCTGCAGCGTCCGCGGTGCCACGTTTTGATCCACAGCAATCGCTTCCGCATTCTTACGCTGCACGCCGGAAAGCAGCCCACGCACATAGATCTGCAACAGCGTTCGCCCTGCCGGGCAGGAGAAACGAGTCGGGAACTGGCCGAGCAATTTGCTCAGCTTTGCGATATCCTGCAGCGACATGGGACGACCAACCGTGGTTTCCTCGTGAAACATT
This DNA window, taken from Fuerstiella marisgermanici, encodes the following:
- a CDS encoding lipoxygenase family protein gives rise to the protein MHSLCEISGLGPSGQGLLPELDKPTGRWQERFDELVAEVEQVANLVSGVFGGQLTSPQGLLDISNMFTHIPTPISVEHYVDDTYFGRQRLAGANPLVIKRVQKIEDLKETAFKDEHIVEVIGVKLEPAIDEGRIFICDYEILADFTELSGMGLSSAIPEINPIIPAAVKYFEAPIALFYWEGSGTNGQMRPVGIQIERRVNADVITPKHPKLWPIAKLAVQSADAQIHELDSHAMRCHFVLEAVKVAAERTFHTDHPVLILLRPHLRMLLAINDQVDAFLFNEGDNIDQLLAPPLVEGSHGILEVARRSYDFKVLADWDEEVRTRQMSKDDDDAQDVNVDYPYRDDGKLLWDAITNFTLAYVEHYYQDDQLIIDDIELQNFTSELSGEGRIDGVDRIQDIKSLAKMLTRIIWSSGPLHAALNFSQWDHFGFVANAPFSMFQEFPTGDNPHFPFDNFLPNLHASFRQTGLMYALSSLKYDILGYYEPKDFDTDNDPDLEEIIHEFQCALGQINAEIFRRNLDRAVPYPYLMPIHVPNSTSV
- a CDS encoding IS1380 family transposase produces the protein MVTECSREKLLFEGHGRREVCAAFDGGKITSDGGGLLLREVEERFGILRSFTASFTDHRSEHSEFSVEELLRQRVMGIALGYEDLNDHEQLRHDPLLALMCGRRDITGQDRAAECSKGVPLAGKSTLNRLELTPVGATKNSRYKKIVASVSTLQDTLVDVFIRMRSKQGVPTELVLDLDATDDPVHGDQLGKFFHGYYKSYCFLPLYTFCGGWPLGAVLRPSNIDGCAGTVKELERIVPRLRAAWPNVRMIVRADGGFCRDNILAWCEKNRVDYIIGLAKNKRLVKAIGGELQQAKVQFEATGEAARVFKDFRYRTKETWSCERRVIGKAEHLRKGANSRFVVTSLSLERVDARMLYEDRYCARGDMENRIKEQQLYLFADRTSTHNMRSNQLRLLFSTMAYLLHHVLREFGLAGTEMQNAQAGTIRSKLLKIGTKIQVSVRRVVISFSESYPYQPLFERVLANLRRHRPQVMQV